One Solanum pennellii chromosome 9, SPENNV200 DNA segment encodes these proteins:
- the LOC107031119 gene encoding probable inactive histone-lysine N-methyltransferase SUVR1 isoform X2, protein MPVNPRVKKAFRAMKSIGISEEKVKPILKSLLKLYDKNWELIEEENYRALADAIFENEDAEVAEHKQPENNESLVQREEVLEEEAVYEEPERPLKRLRLRFQEGQASPSSNNSSVGTSLKRPRREEEGELSRPRYQNQLQGEANPNSVRKNLRLNETQTSPITSRGQSSVSAKSSHASKLKEPKTEPGGELSSKQKMSGSLALIKPKDEPYTDDMPQFEVPIAVIHPEPSNKGDTSSGNTSRSEPSAIDLRSVRDSGIMTSLNVMTTSRELIEVQDRCHVDGDIAFSPSGEVKISISCDPALCRSSDFHMPSVESVLRMVELKCLKSYRIMVPNFSLMKLMKDMCECVLELGTQHSPELQSTTDVAAENDFGSRSMTVDSLNEGMNFEIDAGDAQPKIPPRSPPRIGEDCIQAGQIASMGNCGSTTGIDQNGIEQTNPWSMDAPCGLILGEIGSFDSLNELLNSNLGAGEAQPEIPHLNSYFGGDSTQADHTASTSNCGIAPDTSQSRLEEMVSCEATPRDVVSVEVIDITKGQENVVISLVNEVNSNQPPSFHYIASNVVFQNAYVNFSLARIGDDNSCSTCSGDCLSLSTPCACAHITGGDFAYTKEGLIKEEFLKECISMNRDPKKHCQLFCKVCPLERSKNEDIIEACKGHLVRNFIKECWWKCGCTKQCGNRVVQRGISHKLQVFMTPEGKGWGLRTLEDLPRGAFVCEYVGEVLTNTELFDRVARSPNGEEHSYPAQLDADWGSEGVLKDEEALCLDATFYGNVARFINHRCFDSNLVEIPVEIETPEHHYYHLAFFTTRKIKAMEELTWDYGIDFDDLEHPVKAFSCHCGSKFCRNMKRPSRSRSRR, encoded by the exons ATGCCGGTCAATCCAAGAGTAAAAAAGGCATTTCGTGCTATGAAAAGTATTGGCATCTCTGAGGAAAAGGTGAAGCCAATCTTGAAGAGccttctaaaactatatgacaAAAATTGGGAGCTTATTGAAGAGGAAAATTATAGAGCACTTGCAGATGCTATATTTGAAAACGAGGATGCAGAG GTGGCAGAACATAAGCAGCCTGAAAATAACGAA TCGCTCGTGCAGCGAGAGGAAGTTTTAGAGGAAGAAGCAGTGTACGAGGAGCCTGAAAGACCATTAAAGAGATTGCGATTAAGATTTCAAGAAGGTCAAGCTTCACCTTCCTCTAACAATTCTAGTGTCGGGACTTCTCTTAAAAGGCCTAGGCGGGAGGAGGAAGGTGAATTATCTAGACCTCGTTATCAGAACCAATTACAAGGGGAAGCAAATCCTAATTCTGTTAGGAAAAATCTCAGGTTGAACGAAACTCAAACATCTCCAATCACGTCCAGGGGTCAGAGTTCGGTTTCTGCTAAATCTTCCCATGCATCAAAACTCAAAGAGCCAAAGACAGAACCAGGTGGAGAATTGTCCTCTAAACAGAAGATGTCGGGATCCCTTGCTTTAATCAAGCCTAAGGATGAACCATATACTGATGATATGCCACAGTTTGAGGTTCCTATTGCTGTTATTCACCCAG AGCCGTCAAACAAGGGAGATACTTCAAGTGGTAACACCTCAAGGTCTGAACCTTCAGCGATAGACCTAAGAAGTGTAAGGGATTCAGGCATTATGACTTCATTGAATGTAATGACAACCAGTCGTGAGCTGATAGAAGTCCAGGATAGATGTCACGTTGATGGAGATATTGCCTTCTCACCATCTGGAGAGGTAAAAATCTCTATTAGCTGTGACCCAGCTCTTTGTAGATCATCAGATTTCCATATGCCGAGTGTAGAATCAGTTCTGAGGATGGTGGAGCTTAAATGTCTTAAATCATACAGAATTATGGTCCCTAACTTTTCTCTGATGAAGCTGATGAAAGACATGTGTGAGTGTGTTTTGGAACTGGGAACGCAACATAGTCCTGAACTGCAATCAACCACAGATGTTGCTGCAGAAAATGATTTTGGCTCGAGAAGTATGACCGTTGATTCCTTAAATGAAggtatgaattttgaaattgatgCTGGGGATGCTCAACCAAAGATACCCCCACGCTCTCCTCCTCGCATTGGTGAAGATTGCATTCAAGCTGGTCAGATTGCATCAATGGGCAACTGTGGTAGTACTACAGGAATTGATCAGAATGGTATTGAGCAGACTAATCCATGGAGTATGGACGCTCCATGTGGATTAATTCTAGGTGAAATAGGTTCTTTTGATTCCTTAAATGAGTTGCTGAACTCTAATCTTGGTGCTGGGGAAGCTCAACCAGAGATACCCCATCTCAATTCTTATTTTGGTGGAGACAGCACTCAAGCTGATCATACAGCATCAACAAGCAACTGTGGTATTGCTCCAGATACAAGTCAGAGTCGTCTTGAGGAGATGGTTTCGTGTGAAGCGACTCCACGTGATGTTGTGTCTGTTGAAGTCATTGATATAACCAAGGGGCAAGAAAATGTTGTAATTTCTTTGGTGAATGAAGTTAATAGCAATCAGCCACCATCATTTCACTACATAGCTTCCAATGTGGTTTTCCAGAATGCATATGTAAACTTTTCTCTGGCTCGTATTGGAGATGATAATAGTTGTTCAACTTGCTCTGGTGATTGTTTATCATTGTCCACACCTTGTGCTTGTGCACACATAACCGGCGGTGATTTTGCCTACACAAAGGAAGGTCTTATTAAAGAAGAGTTTCTTAAAGAATGTATTTCCATGAATCGTGACCCCAAGAAACACTGCCAGTTATTTTGCAAAGTGTGCCCATTGGAAAGATCAAAAAATGAGGACATTATAGAAGCTTGTAAAGGTCATCTGGTGAGAAACTTCATAAAAGAGTGTTGGTGGAAATGTGGCTGTACTAAACAATGTGGCAACCGTGTAGTACAGCGAGGTATAAGCCATAAGTTACAG GTCTTTATGACTCCGGAAGGGAAAGGATGGGGCTTGCGGACCCTTGAAGACCTTCCCCGAGGTGCTTTTGTCTGTGAATATGTTGGAGAGGTTCTGACCAACACAGAACTCTTTGATCGTGTTGCACGGAGCCCCAATGGGGAGGAACATTCTTATCCAGCCCAGCTGGATGCTGACTGGGGTTCAGAGGGTGTCCTAAAGGATGAAGAGGCTCTTTGTTTGGATGCTACATTTTATGGGAATGTTGCCAGGTTCATCAATCACAG ATGCTTCGATTCAAATTTGGTTGAAATACCAGTTGAAATAGAGACTCCTGAACACCACTACTATCAT CTTGCTTTTTTCACTACAAGAAAGATTAAGGCAATGGAGGAGCTCACTTGG GATTATGGTATTGATTTTGATGATCTTGAACATCCAGTAAAAGCATTTAGCTGCCATTGCGGTAGCAAGTTCTGCCGAAATATGAAACGTCCAAGCC GATCTAGATCAAGAAGGTAG
- the LOC107031119 gene encoding probable inactive histone-lysine N-methyltransferase SUVR1 isoform X1, which yields MPVNPRVKKAFRAMKSIGISEEKVKPILKSLLKLYDKNWELIEEENYRALADAIFENEDAEVAEHKQPENNEVRALSLVQREEVLEEEAVYEEPERPLKRLRLRFQEGQASPSSNNSSVGTSLKRPRREEEGELSRPRYQNQLQGEANPNSVRKNLRLNETQTSPITSRGQSSVSAKSSHASKLKEPKTEPGGELSSKQKMSGSLALIKPKDEPYTDDMPQFEVPIAVIHPEPSNKGDTSSGNTSRSEPSAIDLRSVRDSGIMTSLNVMTTSRELIEVQDRCHVDGDIAFSPSGEVKISISCDPALCRSSDFHMPSVESVLRMVELKCLKSYRIMVPNFSLMKLMKDMCECVLELGTQHSPELQSTTDVAAENDFGSRSMTVDSLNEGMNFEIDAGDAQPKIPPRSPPRIGEDCIQAGQIASMGNCGSTTGIDQNGIEQTNPWSMDAPCGLILGEIGSFDSLNELLNSNLGAGEAQPEIPHLNSYFGGDSTQADHTASTSNCGIAPDTSQSRLEEMVSCEATPRDVVSVEVIDITKGQENVVISLVNEVNSNQPPSFHYIASNVVFQNAYVNFSLARIGDDNSCSTCSGDCLSLSTPCACAHITGGDFAYTKEGLIKEEFLKECISMNRDPKKHCQLFCKVCPLERSKNEDIIEACKGHLVRNFIKECWWKCGCTKQCGNRVVQRGISHKLQVFMTPEGKGWGLRTLEDLPRGAFVCEYVGEVLTNTELFDRVARSPNGEEHSYPAQLDADWGSEGVLKDEEALCLDATFYGNVARFINHRCFDSNLVEIPVEIETPEHHYYHLAFFTTRKIKAMEELTWDYGIDFDDLEHPVKAFSCHCGSKFCRNMKRPSRSRSRR from the exons ATGCCGGTCAATCCAAGAGTAAAAAAGGCATTTCGTGCTATGAAAAGTATTGGCATCTCTGAGGAAAAGGTGAAGCCAATCTTGAAGAGccttctaaaactatatgacaAAAATTGGGAGCTTATTGAAGAGGAAAATTATAGAGCACTTGCAGATGCTATATTTGAAAACGAGGATGCAGAG GTGGCAGAACATAAGCAGCCTGAAAATAACGAAGTACGTGCTTTG TCGCTCGTGCAGCGAGAGGAAGTTTTAGAGGAAGAAGCAGTGTACGAGGAGCCTGAAAGACCATTAAAGAGATTGCGATTAAGATTTCAAGAAGGTCAAGCTTCACCTTCCTCTAACAATTCTAGTGTCGGGACTTCTCTTAAAAGGCCTAGGCGGGAGGAGGAAGGTGAATTATCTAGACCTCGTTATCAGAACCAATTACAAGGGGAAGCAAATCCTAATTCTGTTAGGAAAAATCTCAGGTTGAACGAAACTCAAACATCTCCAATCACGTCCAGGGGTCAGAGTTCGGTTTCTGCTAAATCTTCCCATGCATCAAAACTCAAAGAGCCAAAGACAGAACCAGGTGGAGAATTGTCCTCTAAACAGAAGATGTCGGGATCCCTTGCTTTAATCAAGCCTAAGGATGAACCATATACTGATGATATGCCACAGTTTGAGGTTCCTATTGCTGTTATTCACCCAG AGCCGTCAAACAAGGGAGATACTTCAAGTGGTAACACCTCAAGGTCTGAACCTTCAGCGATAGACCTAAGAAGTGTAAGGGATTCAGGCATTATGACTTCATTGAATGTAATGACAACCAGTCGTGAGCTGATAGAAGTCCAGGATAGATGTCACGTTGATGGAGATATTGCCTTCTCACCATCTGGAGAGGTAAAAATCTCTATTAGCTGTGACCCAGCTCTTTGTAGATCATCAGATTTCCATATGCCGAGTGTAGAATCAGTTCTGAGGATGGTGGAGCTTAAATGTCTTAAATCATACAGAATTATGGTCCCTAACTTTTCTCTGATGAAGCTGATGAAAGACATGTGTGAGTGTGTTTTGGAACTGGGAACGCAACATAGTCCTGAACTGCAATCAACCACAGATGTTGCTGCAGAAAATGATTTTGGCTCGAGAAGTATGACCGTTGATTCCTTAAATGAAggtatgaattttgaaattgatgCTGGGGATGCTCAACCAAAGATACCCCCACGCTCTCCTCCTCGCATTGGTGAAGATTGCATTCAAGCTGGTCAGATTGCATCAATGGGCAACTGTGGTAGTACTACAGGAATTGATCAGAATGGTATTGAGCAGACTAATCCATGGAGTATGGACGCTCCATGTGGATTAATTCTAGGTGAAATAGGTTCTTTTGATTCCTTAAATGAGTTGCTGAACTCTAATCTTGGTGCTGGGGAAGCTCAACCAGAGATACCCCATCTCAATTCTTATTTTGGTGGAGACAGCACTCAAGCTGATCATACAGCATCAACAAGCAACTGTGGTATTGCTCCAGATACAAGTCAGAGTCGTCTTGAGGAGATGGTTTCGTGTGAAGCGACTCCACGTGATGTTGTGTCTGTTGAAGTCATTGATATAACCAAGGGGCAAGAAAATGTTGTAATTTCTTTGGTGAATGAAGTTAATAGCAATCAGCCACCATCATTTCACTACATAGCTTCCAATGTGGTTTTCCAGAATGCATATGTAAACTTTTCTCTGGCTCGTATTGGAGATGATAATAGTTGTTCAACTTGCTCTGGTGATTGTTTATCATTGTCCACACCTTGTGCTTGTGCACACATAACCGGCGGTGATTTTGCCTACACAAAGGAAGGTCTTATTAAAGAAGAGTTTCTTAAAGAATGTATTTCCATGAATCGTGACCCCAAGAAACACTGCCAGTTATTTTGCAAAGTGTGCCCATTGGAAAGATCAAAAAATGAGGACATTATAGAAGCTTGTAAAGGTCATCTGGTGAGAAACTTCATAAAAGAGTGTTGGTGGAAATGTGGCTGTACTAAACAATGTGGCAACCGTGTAGTACAGCGAGGTATAAGCCATAAGTTACAG GTCTTTATGACTCCGGAAGGGAAAGGATGGGGCTTGCGGACCCTTGAAGACCTTCCCCGAGGTGCTTTTGTCTGTGAATATGTTGGAGAGGTTCTGACCAACACAGAACTCTTTGATCGTGTTGCACGGAGCCCCAATGGGGAGGAACATTCTTATCCAGCCCAGCTGGATGCTGACTGGGGTTCAGAGGGTGTCCTAAAGGATGAAGAGGCTCTTTGTTTGGATGCTACATTTTATGGGAATGTTGCCAGGTTCATCAATCACAG ATGCTTCGATTCAAATTTGGTTGAAATACCAGTTGAAATAGAGACTCCTGAACACCACTACTATCAT CTTGCTTTTTTCACTACAAGAAAGATTAAGGCAATGGAGGAGCTCACTTGG GATTATGGTATTGATTTTGATGATCTTGAACATCCAGTAAAAGCATTTAGCTGCCATTGCGGTAGCAAGTTCTGCCGAAATATGAAACGTCCAAGCC GATCTAGATCAAGAAGGTAG
- the LOC107031119 gene encoding probable inactive histone-lysine N-methyltransferase SUVR2 isoform X3, with translation MPVNPRVKKAFRAMKSIGISEEKVKPILKSLLKLYDKNWELIEEENYRALADAIFENEDAEVAEHKQPENNEVRALSLVQREEVLEEEAVYEEPERPLKRLRLRFQEGQASPSSNNSSVGTSLKRPRREEEGELSRPRYQNQLQGEANPNSVRKNLRLNETQTSPITSRGQSSVSAKSSHASKLKEPKTEPGGELSSKQKMSGSLALIKPKDEPYTDDMPQFEVPIAVIHPEPSNKGDTSSGNTSRSEPSAIDLRSVRDSGIMTSLNVMTTSRELIEVQDRCHVDGDIAFSPSGEVKISISCDPALCRSSDFHMPSVESVLRMVELKCLKSYRIMVPNFSLMKLMKDMCECVLELGTQHSPELQSTTDVAAENDFGSRSMTVDSLNEGMNFEIDAGDAQPKIPPRSPPRIGEDCIQAGQIASMGNCGSTTGIDQNGIEQTNPWSMDAPCGLILGEIGSFDSLNELLNSNLGAGEAQPEIPHLNSYFGGDSTQADHTASTSNCGIAPDTSQSRLEEMVSCEATPRDVVSVEVIDITKGQENVVISLVNEVNSNQPPSFHYIASNVVFQNAYVNFSLARIGDDNSCSTCSGDCLSLSTPCACAHITGGDFAYTKEGLIKEEFLKECISMNRDPKKHCQLFCKVCPLERSKNEDIIEACKGHLVRNFIKECWWKCGCTKQCGNRVVQRGISHKLQVFMTPEGKGWGLRTLEDLPRGAFVCEYVGEVLTNTELFDRVARSPNGEEHSYPAQLDADWGSEGVLKDEEALCLDATFYGNVARFINHR, from the exons ATGCCGGTCAATCCAAGAGTAAAAAAGGCATTTCGTGCTATGAAAAGTATTGGCATCTCTGAGGAAAAGGTGAAGCCAATCTTGAAGAGccttctaaaactatatgacaAAAATTGGGAGCTTATTGAAGAGGAAAATTATAGAGCACTTGCAGATGCTATATTTGAAAACGAGGATGCAGAG GTGGCAGAACATAAGCAGCCTGAAAATAACGAAGTACGTGCTTTG TCGCTCGTGCAGCGAGAGGAAGTTTTAGAGGAAGAAGCAGTGTACGAGGAGCCTGAAAGACCATTAAAGAGATTGCGATTAAGATTTCAAGAAGGTCAAGCTTCACCTTCCTCTAACAATTCTAGTGTCGGGACTTCTCTTAAAAGGCCTAGGCGGGAGGAGGAAGGTGAATTATCTAGACCTCGTTATCAGAACCAATTACAAGGGGAAGCAAATCCTAATTCTGTTAGGAAAAATCTCAGGTTGAACGAAACTCAAACATCTCCAATCACGTCCAGGGGTCAGAGTTCGGTTTCTGCTAAATCTTCCCATGCATCAAAACTCAAAGAGCCAAAGACAGAACCAGGTGGAGAATTGTCCTCTAAACAGAAGATGTCGGGATCCCTTGCTTTAATCAAGCCTAAGGATGAACCATATACTGATGATATGCCACAGTTTGAGGTTCCTATTGCTGTTATTCACCCAG AGCCGTCAAACAAGGGAGATACTTCAAGTGGTAACACCTCAAGGTCTGAACCTTCAGCGATAGACCTAAGAAGTGTAAGGGATTCAGGCATTATGACTTCATTGAATGTAATGACAACCAGTCGTGAGCTGATAGAAGTCCAGGATAGATGTCACGTTGATGGAGATATTGCCTTCTCACCATCTGGAGAGGTAAAAATCTCTATTAGCTGTGACCCAGCTCTTTGTAGATCATCAGATTTCCATATGCCGAGTGTAGAATCAGTTCTGAGGATGGTGGAGCTTAAATGTCTTAAATCATACAGAATTATGGTCCCTAACTTTTCTCTGATGAAGCTGATGAAAGACATGTGTGAGTGTGTTTTGGAACTGGGAACGCAACATAGTCCTGAACTGCAATCAACCACAGATGTTGCTGCAGAAAATGATTTTGGCTCGAGAAGTATGACCGTTGATTCCTTAAATGAAggtatgaattttgaaattgatgCTGGGGATGCTCAACCAAAGATACCCCCACGCTCTCCTCCTCGCATTGGTGAAGATTGCATTCAAGCTGGTCAGATTGCATCAATGGGCAACTGTGGTAGTACTACAGGAATTGATCAGAATGGTATTGAGCAGACTAATCCATGGAGTATGGACGCTCCATGTGGATTAATTCTAGGTGAAATAGGTTCTTTTGATTCCTTAAATGAGTTGCTGAACTCTAATCTTGGTGCTGGGGAAGCTCAACCAGAGATACCCCATCTCAATTCTTATTTTGGTGGAGACAGCACTCAAGCTGATCATACAGCATCAACAAGCAACTGTGGTATTGCTCCAGATACAAGTCAGAGTCGTCTTGAGGAGATGGTTTCGTGTGAAGCGACTCCACGTGATGTTGTGTCTGTTGAAGTCATTGATATAACCAAGGGGCAAGAAAATGTTGTAATTTCTTTGGTGAATGAAGTTAATAGCAATCAGCCACCATCATTTCACTACATAGCTTCCAATGTGGTTTTCCAGAATGCATATGTAAACTTTTCTCTGGCTCGTATTGGAGATGATAATAGTTGTTCAACTTGCTCTGGTGATTGTTTATCATTGTCCACACCTTGTGCTTGTGCACACATAACCGGCGGTGATTTTGCCTACACAAAGGAAGGTCTTATTAAAGAAGAGTTTCTTAAAGAATGTATTTCCATGAATCGTGACCCCAAGAAACACTGCCAGTTATTTTGCAAAGTGTGCCCATTGGAAAGATCAAAAAATGAGGACATTATAGAAGCTTGTAAAGGTCATCTGGTGAGAAACTTCATAAAAGAGTGTTGGTGGAAATGTGGCTGTACTAAACAATGTGGCAACCGTGTAGTACAGCGAGGTATAAGCCATAAGTTACAG GTCTTTATGACTCCGGAAGGGAAAGGATGGGGCTTGCGGACCCTTGAAGACCTTCCCCGAGGTGCTTTTGTCTGTGAATATGTTGGAGAGGTTCTGACCAACACAGAACTCTTTGATCGTGTTGCACGGAGCCCCAATGGGGAGGAACATTCTTATCCAGCCCAGCTGGATGCTGACTGGGGTTCAGAGGGTGTCCTAAAGGATGAAGAGGCTCTTTGTTTGGATGCTACATTTTATGGGAATGTTGCCAGGTTCATCAATCACAGGTAA